Proteins found in one Xyrauchen texanus isolate HMW12.3.18 chromosome 30, RBS_HiC_50CHRs, whole genome shotgun sequence genomic segment:
- the LOC127623808 gene encoding sodium-dependent glucose transporter 1-like, giving the protein MEAHTHFNKRTGLKIVLEGNQPEMVDAVRSGRGHSNTGACWRWLVSLALYASSLGLGMAISVLGPTFEDLAINVNKNISNLSYIFVGRSSGYAGGSLLGGILFDCVNSHLLLGFSLLITSFGMFGTPFCKQAWLLTALVSSVGMSMGVIDTGGNVLILNTWGEQAGPHMQALHFSFAAGAFASPIIAKLLFGQKKDPSMNSTTYAPPLSVSSSKTILPFSHPKINIISSMWAYIVIGAFVLLVSLLFFILYFSSPPISNRVKTASGKPLFSKHHNTLIFLLSMFFFFYVGGEVAYGSFIFTYAKVYAGMDEAQAAGLNSVFWGTFAAGRGLAIFFATCLHPGTLILLSVVCTTVSSLLLMLLSRSNPVLWICTALYGLSMSTIFPSGISWLEQYTKVTGRSASVFVVGAALGEMALPALLGFLLGRVHKQPLLMYLAFGTSIFTSILFLIMYKLASRGRDSYIQKVLGKHTTDNSEYCQALLDNMEELEELENIGETNQFKYTDDASLANSTANASVSSDVAATAHAEQSMGTSADPTDPVSKTFLNRED; this is encoded by the exons ATGGAAGCGCACACGCATTTCAATAAGCGGACAGGACTGAAAATCGTTCTGGAGGGGAACCAGCCCGAAATGGTTGATGCAGTTAGGTCCGGACGTGGCCACAGCAACACCGGGGCATGTTGGCGATGGCTGGTCAGCCTTGCGCTCTACGCGTCATCTCTTGGGCTG GGAATGGCCATCTCTGTATTGGGCCCTACCTTTGAAGACCTGGCTATTAATGTCAACAAGAACATCAGTAATTTGTCCTATATCTTTGTGGGTCGTTCATCGGGATATGCTGGAGGCTCTCTGTTAGGAGGGATCCTGTTTGACTGCGTGAATTCCCATTTGTTGCTGG GCTTCTCATTGTTGATCACATCATTTGGGATGTTTGGGACTCCATTCTGTAAACAAGCTTGGCTGCTCACAGCTTTGGTGTCTAGTGTGGGGATGTCAATGGGTGTTATAGATACAG GTGGTAATGTTCTCATACTGAACACATGGGGAGAACAGGCTGGCCCTCACATGCAGGCTCTGCACTTCAGCTTTGCCGCTGGAGCATTTGCCTCCCCGATAATAGCCAAGCTGCTGTTTGGCCAAAAGAAAGATCCCAGCATGAATTCCACAACTTATGCTCCTCCATTGTCTGTCAGCTCCTCCAAGACCATCCTTCCATTTTCCCATCCCAAGATCAACATTATATCATCCATGTGGGCCTACATTGTAATTGGTGCATTTGTATTATTGGTGTCACTCCTCTTTTTCATCCTGTATTTCAGTAGCCCCCCCATCTCAAACCGAGTTAAGACAGCTTCAGGAAAGCCGCTGTTCTCCAAACACCACAACACTCTCATATTCCTGCTgtccatgttttttttcttctacgTTGGTGGAGAAGTAGCATATGGGTCCTTTATATTCACCTACGCGAAGGTCTACGCTGGTATGGATGAGGCTCAAGCAGCAGGGCTGAACTCTGTTTTTTGgggaacgttcgcagctggccGTGGTCTGGCTATCTTTTTTGCAACTTGTTTGCACCCAGGCACCCTGATCCTGCTGAGTGTAGTGTGCACTACAGTTTCCTCACTCCTGCTGATGCTTTTAAGCAGAAGTAACCCTGTCCTCTGGATTTGCACCGCCCTGTATGGTCTCTCCATGTCTACCATCTTTCCCAGTGGGATTTCATGGTTGGAGCAGTACACAAAAGTGACAGGGCGGTCAGCATCAGTGTTTGTAGTGGGAGCAGCCCTTGGCGAGATGGCACTGCCAGCCCTGTTGGGCTTCTTACTGGGGAGGGTGCACAAACAGCCATTGTTGATGTACCTGGCATTCGGCACATCCATCTTCACTTCCATCCTCTTCCTTATCATGTACAAACTAGCATCACGAGGAAGGGACTCTTATATACAGAAAGTGCTGGGTAAACACACCACGGATAACAGTGAGTACTGCCAAGCCCTACTAGACAATATGGAGGAATTGGAGGAGCTGGAAAATATTGGTGAAACCAACCAATTTAAATATACAGATGATGCCAGCCTTGCAAACTCCACTGCCAATGCTTCAGTGTCATCTGATGTTGCAGCCACTGCTCATGCTGAGCAGTCAATGGGCACTTCAGCAGACCCCACAGATCCTGTCTCTAAGACTTTCCTCAATAGGGAAGACTGA